The Solanum lycopersicum chromosome 8, SLM_r2.1 DNA segment tacaactatttggaaaagttgaAACCCTTTGGAAAGATCACAACCTTTCATGAAAGtagcaacttttcataaagtctcaacttttcataaaattcacaacttttcataatatttgcaactcttcattaaagtcacaaattttcatgaaagtcgcaactctttatTAAAATCGAAATTTTTCATAAGTCAcattttttcatgaaagaggaaggatagttctaaaaataaataaactttaaaGAAAATTCTTGTTTGTGGTGGCGCTACTTAGGAGGACCtaaggttctcttttatatgaatagataatatgatatgatttttgtatcatatattttcttcctaaaaaaTACCTTCAaactttttgaatattaataaaaagttaGGTTACAAAAATTGCGTAATTTATGAATCATATTTGTCTAGACCTTCAATGATTctatatttcaataaaatatttgtcttgacctttaatgattttatcattctaGATTTTATGAACCCAATGGTGTATACTATAACACCGcagaatttttttaaactaaGACTCAAATTGTTCATCGTAGTGAGTGAGATTTTACCTAGGAATTAAAAGTTTCTTAAGTATTAAGATTCATTCACTATATTTAGAACAAAGAATTCCAAAAAGAACTTAATTGGAaatagaaaatcttaaattttgagAGTTATGTTttgtatgagttttgggtcattTTCAAACGATAATAAATCTTTCCATACGATGAGTTAAGTGATCTACAAGAAACCATAtgaaatatctttgaattatatttccaagGACGCTGGGTTTGCTAATTTTGGAATTCGGATGagtgaaatatgatattttgaagTTAGGCTATCGAGTTAAGGAAAGTTACCAAAAATATAAGGggtattttgttcttttccttacccaatcagatttaattcattttgttgtAATATTTTAGTGTTCTAATCCTTTTAGGTTAAGTTTTCTAATCCCAATATACTCCTAGtattttagttgagagttcaagaagagacaAGAGGAGAAAATAGAAAAGGATGAAGTGTTCGTCGAGATTCTTGCGTCTTGGTGCGGAATTTTGCCAAGGGTATAATCCCTAAGGTATGTAAGATTCCTTAGTGTTGGTTTTATCCACCCACACGCCAAACATGTTTTTTTAGCATAATTTCATTCTTAAACTGTTCAAGAATTTAAGTTCTTGATAAGTGCTCTTAAGGTTCATCGTAGATCTTGTCTTGTTGGgtttgatgatttcttgaggTAAAAGTGATTTTTTGGAGTGTTGTTTTGAGTTTATTAGTGTTTAATTAGGTTGAGTAATTGAATATAAGGAAAAATTGtgaaaagaaatcaattaaaagTGATTTAGGGTAAGAAAATTAGAGGCGGATGCTGGCGCGGCGTGCCCAGTTGGCTGGGGTGGCGCGCCTTCTGTGCGCCCAAATTCAACATCTTATGATAGGGGCTGTTTCCACGAGCCCGTAATGTGCCAGGGTCGCCTTCCCCCACTCCTAGTCCATCGGTTGTCCCATTTGAGCTCATTTAAAATGTATCTTCACTCCTTTTGATTTTTAACACTTTAAACTACTTCCACTTAGATATTATTcataacatgaatcataaccttgaaataataactaaaattcaaGGTAAAGTTAAGATTGAGTTTTGAGAAGTTCTTCCGAACCTTTTGAGAGAGTCCCTTCGAGTCTttttgaggagtcttctacaacttctagtaacttgtttcaagactcaagtaaGTTCGAATGAGGATGAAAAGAATTTATTCATGAGTATACCTTTTCATCATGATATCTTCTAtgtcatgaaaataaattattcaattcataattcacattcaaaagagagttaagagtagagctGAAGAAAGTCTTTTGAGTTCTAGTGTGAAGCCTTTGAGGTCATCTATTGATTTGAATTAAGTTTTGAGGAAGTGTAAAAGAATgagaatatttttatacatgAGTTCCATCAAGTTACTTACACATTCGAGTCGAGCtgttcatgcccataacttCCGCAAGAATTCCATAAACTGAGTATTACTCAGAGGAGTAGTATCTCAAAGTTCTAAATCTTGAGTGTTGAGTTCCTTATTCCTTTTTTTgagattatatattttaatcatgGTACTATTACATGTTAACCATGAATCCCTTTGATTTTaattgttcatgcccataatttcgCACGAACCCTATAAGTCGAATAATCTTGAGATGAGAAGTACCGTTGAGCTCTTAAGTTGAGTAGatcatgctcataattctgcatgaaccctccaagttgaaaatcatgaaatcatccataaacatgagatcatgaaccttgaatccatacttcaattcaagggaagttaagagtcaagtctagaagttaagagcaagtaaaagtaaagttcataaacttttcaaaagtatttcacaaatgttttaactttgttttaagacttacaATTCAacttgagtaaagagtaaagattgaagtcagttcttcaaagaagtatatgagaataagtattcccaaagagattcaaaaaaaattcacatttagaTAAGaatggaaactgagatttccaaagagcttTCGAGCTAGTTTTGGAAAAGAATACTCACTTTCTAAATAAAGCAAGagaggaaactgagatttctaAGATATCCTTTAAGCaaagttttgagcactaatctcaaatcacagaaaaGATATGTTTGtaaaacataagagctagtatattttgggagtagaaTTGAGTACagatatgggggagagttcagacaacacacagcccccataaaccatgtagcccaTCATGGGTAGAGAAGGgccatactttttagatgaactctTTTCACATAGACTAGTGATCATTTAGGCAGGTTAGATATTACACTTTTTGTCGGGTATAGGATGTGTTGGCATCGTGAGTTAGATCATTTTATCATCACTCTAGATGGCATCGTGAGGTAGATcattgtatcatcactgtagatcttaagtgatggttgtcggttagataaACTCTCATACAAGctattgtatttatatatacattagtTAATTGTAGTTTCATATACATTTCAGAGTTGTGttatatcatttttatatacACAGAGTTTAGCTCatgttttttgaaataacttttctttatattgcacttgttttataCTAAATTAAGTATCAAgagttgattatttttagttgaGTACATTAATTATAGTACATTGAGTTTATTTGTGCTTCATTGAGTCTAGTATCATATCTTTGACGTTGAGTATCGAATCATTGAGTCGAATATCTAATATTTGaggttgagtatcttattcatTATTTGAGTTGAGTTGGAAAGAGGTaattatgtttcctttttatcaagttcaagattttgttattctttagaTTTCTCCTTACATGCTCAtacattccacgtactgagCTAATCGAcctgcatcttctcatgatgcagaCATAGGTATTCCGGATCATCAACAAGACTTCGTTGATACATCCGAGAGTTTGAGTTAGATACGGAGAGCACCCTTGCTTCCGGAgcatttcatttactttttaattatgttatgagGTCATGGGTCTTGTCCGGACTTCCAGCATTATCTGTTAGAGGATTCGTAGATAGTCACTATAGTAGAGGAGTCtatattaatcatttattttattaaatgttttaaagactaaaGTTACCTGTTTTTTGGAgaattgaataatttattttattctaagttttcatttgacttaaaaaattgtatttaagtttaatgaatcttttttcaattttaaactcTGTATGTTTAAGTAAGTCTTCCTCTTGTAGTCTTCCATGATGAGAGTTCACTTGGGGACTAGCAATGGTTCTTGAGTGTACGTGACATATATTCATTTAGAAACTCCACAGTtacgtttctctctctctctctctctctatatatatatatatatatatatatatattcttgagaaatatttatttgtggttttctttaattatatgttcttcagtttgtttttacatttaactAAAAATTTCACTCTAATTCAACTCAAAACTTATGATAAATATGCactttattatttagttttgtTTATAAATACTTAGTACCTTCATTGTCCTTATCAAATACCTCTTATGTGCAATCTTTTTCATGTGATATAGGTACAAATGATCATTCTTAGGCTTAAAGtattcattcatagtttgtagTTGGTGTGTCCTCATTAAGGGATATAGTTTAGAGGATTTTCTCCTTATTTTTGATTTCTTCTATTACTAGTTTAACGTCTTTCCCcaccaattaattaattttttaagatgCTTTCTGTATCAGCACAGTTTTTTGAGTCCCGATGGAACTACAATAACCCAATAATAGGTAAGTTAATGTATACTTTGAATGACAAATAGTGTGTCTAAAGGTAGAACTAGAAACAAATAACacgaataataaaaaaaataagacaaaaataGAATCAAACAAAAATCTATATCTAATACAATCCCTTCCGGAAGAGTCATAAGTACAGAGTTGTCTAATATGAAAATACAAGTCTCAAAAGTGGACTACAACAAGCCAACTCATTCACAAAAGACTAGCTAAAcatgcttatatatatatatatatatatatatatatatatggaaatcactactcacggtggtaagcaaaccatcgACCCACCTATGTTGCCTAATGAGAAAAAGGagacaaaagatactgataaaaAGGTAGAGGTTAGCGGTGAAGTggaagataacactggaaataatgttgaagtgcctaaaaaggtaactcccatgcctagaccctCACCCCCATTTCCtaaaagattagtgaaaaagaccgaggatggtaaatattggtgttttataacaatgatGAAGCAGCTATCTATCAATGTCCATTTGGTAAAAGCTTTcaaacaaatgcccggttatgccaagtttatgaaagatctggttacaaagaaaagatcggtcacttttgaggatgatgaaaGAATGCAATATTATGGTGCtgttgctacaagatctctggtacaaaagaaagaagatccgagtgcattcactattccttgtacaatcgggttattacattttgcgaaagcattatgtgatctgggggcaagcataaatctcatgtccctctcaatttacaagaagtttggTTTGGGTAATCCAAAGtacactgcgatgcggctactgatggtcgatcgaacagtaaaaaggcctatGGGGATACTTCACGATGTGCTAGTTAAAGTTAAGTCGTTCACAtttccagcagattttattACTCTTGATTGTgtagtcgattttgaagtgcacattattcttgggagtccattccttgctacgggaatAGCCATAGTAGATATGGAAAATGGGCAGAcaaaattttggttgaacaatgaggaagtgaccttcaacatttgtaggtccatgacaCAGAGTGGTGAGCCCTAATCGGTATCTAATATATCCTACAATGTTGGTGAGtcatctgagacacaaatagaagaacgtctaggtgtagaagcattaacggcagtgataattaatttttataatgattGGAGTATaggtcattagtcgcggctcttgatcgaggtgatgttcggtttaaaccgaagaaatatgagttagacaTGAAGAATTGCAAgtctccacccgcgaaaccatctataaaGGAGGCTCCAAAGTTATAACTAAAAGCTCTCCAACCTCATgtcaggtatgaattcttaggaaatggttaCACTTTACCAGTAATCATTGCCTCAGACCTGAATGAACAAcgagttgagagtttggtgaaagtgctaaaaaggttcaaaagagctattgggtgcactattgcggacattattgggatccctcctgtttttttttgtcataaaatccaactcatgcccgatcataagccaagtattgagaaccagagacgcttaaatccacatatgcaagaggtcgtgaagaaggaaataattaagtggttggatgccggagtaatctatccgatagccgatagtagttgggtatgccctatttagtgtgtacctaagaaagggggaatggttgtggtccccaatgagaaaaatgaactttttctaataaaatttgttattaaatggagggtgtgtatggattaacgcaaattaaatgcatggactgaaaaagaccattttcctatggcCTTCATGGATCatatgttggatagacttgctgGAAAGGGTGGTACTGTTctcttgatggatattcggggtataatcagatttttattgcatgagaagatcaagagaaaaccccttttacttgtccatatggcaCCTTCGTGTTCAAGATAATGgtgtttgggttgtgcaatgcaccctccacatttcagagatgtatgatgtcgatattctccgacatggtggaagataccatagaagtttttatggattaTTTTTCTGTGATTGGTGATTCATTTGAGCggtgtttgaacaatttatctaaggtccttaagagatgtgaagactgcaatttagtactaaacaGGGAAAAATgccacttcatggtgaaagaaggtattttttgggtcatcgcatttcagaaaaggtcatagaggttgatcgagctaaagtcgaggtagTAGAGAGACTTTTCCCacctatctctgtaaaaggtgtgagaaacTTTCTTGAGCATGCAagtttttaccggagattcatcaaagattttttaaaaattacacatCCGTTGTGCAAACTAttggagaaagattgtaaattttattttgatgaatcctgtcttaaagcattcggtgagctaaaagaaaaattgatgtCTGCACCTATATTTATTTCTCCGGAtgggaacagtccatttgaggtgatgtgcgatgctagtggggtttctcttggtgtagtattaggacaaagaaataacaaaatccttcaccccatttactatgctagtaaatccCTAAATGAAGCTTAGAATAACTACACATTGACTGTGCAAGAACTctttgcagtagtctttgcatTAAAAAATTATCGCTCCTATTTTCTAGGTACTAGATTTATAGTGCATAATGACAATTCAGCAttaagatatttgatggcaatgAAGGATGCGAAACCGAGGTTCATTCATTGGATATTACtactacaagaatttgactttgaagtaaGGGATAGAAAAAggaccaaaaatcaagttgccgATCACTTGTCCCGACTAGAAGTTGAAgttatgagagagttaggggataatactgatattgatgatactttccctgatgagcatgtattggctgcctcACAAGACTTAATTCCATGGTTTGCAGATTTCTcaaactatctggctagtgatattattccatcggacttttcctttcatcaaaaaaaaagttcatgtacgatgtgaagaaatTCTTTTGGGAAGAACCATATTAATACAGGAGTTGTGATGACGGGCTTATTTGGTATTGTGTGCTAGAATGttagatgttgagtgttttagaggcatgccattcctcacaTGTTGGTGGatatcatagtggtatccgaaccgctcataggatattacaatgtgggtactattggccaactcttcatcaaaaagctcatgagtttgctaaagcatgtgatagatgccaaagagatggcggcatttcaagaaagaagagctccctctaaacctcattcttgtgattgagttatttgatgtttggggtatcgACATTATGggtccttttgtgagttctcatggaatgaagtatattttagtagCGGTTGATTGTGTATATAAATGGGTGGAATGTATCGCCCTCGCAAAGAATAAatggaagagtgtcactgcgttcttaaaaaagaatatattctctcgttttggaACCCCAtgggcaattattagtgatgggggctcccgcttctgcaacagattgttcaagggattattggagaaatatgggatTCTCCATAATGTTTCCACTCCTTAacatcctcaaactagtgggcaagttgaagtgtcaaatagGGAGATCAAAGAGATATTGTCAACAacagtgaacgctagtagaatggattggtcaaggaggcttgatgatgctctttgggcctaccggacagcatataagactcccataggtatgtctctataccaacttgtatattggaaagcttgtcatcttccggttgaattagagcataaagccatgtgggctatgaagaagttgaaaatggattggaactAAGCTGCAAAACAACGGTTaactgggttgaatgaactcgatgaattttgCCTGAAAGtttatgaaagctcagccctctacaaagaaaatatgaagaagtacaatgacctaaaaatttaaaaacaagagtttatggttttggatttggtgtttttattcaattcttggttgcgcttgtttccgggaaagctcaagtccaaatggagtggtccttacttggttacccaactattccctcatggagcagttgagttggaaactaaggagggtgtgtgGTTCAATGTGAACagacaacacataaaaatctattttgggcatgctgaatcagCAAATGAAGTAAtcaaggcataccatcttgatgaagtcttaGTAATCAAGCGTCTTCAGTCGTGCCACGACGTTAAATCAaccgcttgttgggaggcaacccaatacttatagttttctttctagtaatagtagcattttctattaatgggttttaaatttgcaggcacatcaccaggaaattctgcagaaaatcacacTACAACAGTCAATGACAGATACATCAATTGACCGTCACAcacgtgatggaccgtcacatgAATCTGTTGTGCCCGATACgtcttttgattattttcaaaactagggcacacgtgACGGAAccaatgatggaccgtcgtagatgTGACAGATCGTCATCAGGGTCTTGTTGTTCATTAATGAGCATACCCGACCCGACTGGATTGGgggtaattttaaaaattggcAACCTTTAAAAaacccaccccttcatttcacccatttccttccctctttttcccatttccctcccttttcactTCCTacttcctacctctcttctctatcaactgatCACTTCCCCATTTTCCCAAATTCCCAAAATCTACCCTCTACTAGTTGGAGTTTGCTATTGTGGTTCTGTTCTTGCTAACCAAGTACCTTccttgcttgtttttctcaaattatcaTGTCCGTGTCTCTGATCTATACCTATTtacattgaatttttgtttttttactttGTATTAGCTTATTCTTTTGGTGGGTCTTCATGCTTTTATCCAATTTTGTCCGACCTAGGTTAAGAATCCTTAAATAGAATTGTTTAAACTATAGAGATAGGTGCTTCAACATTTCTAGTTTTCTAGGTATTTaggttagacacatgtaggttaaacactaaaaattccaTTTGAGTCATAGGGGATTATTGTGTCATCCCGAAttctgtcactgaatgacagaacgagaccccgatgacagaccgtcgtacccacgacggactaTCGTAGGTTCTGTTCTAACATCCCACTGTACGTTTTTCTTCAATTGTCCACCAACAGATACATGCGACGGACCTTCGTTCCcacgatggtctgtcctgcacaaccgttcttcTTATTAGAGACCCTTTTTCTAAGGGTCTGCTACTTTTTCTTAGTGTCCTCTGACAGACATCTACAACGGACCTTCATACCCTCGACagttcgtcctgcacaaccgtcgtgacggtcagagacccatCTCCTTATGGTCTTCATACTTTTTCCAAGTTTCCTCTAACGGACATCTACAACGGACTATCGTcacgacgacggtccgtcctacacaactGTCATGGTTGTTACAGACcattgtcctaagggtctcccactttttctaagtgtcctctgacagacatctacgatggaccgtcacaccctcgacggttcatcctgcacaactgtcgtgacggtcagagacccctctcctaggGGTCTCCACGACGGACATCGCCGATGGACCGTCATTGTCACGACGGTCAATCCTGCTTATGcatcatacttgtcagagactttccttcaggggtctccacatcaatattgttgaagaaagacatgacggaccccatgaggGTGCGTCGTACTCATGAtgagccgtcacctggtccgtcgtgtttcactgttactgcAGAAGAGTCATTACCGCttagctcttatatttattttgtttcgtTGTTTTTCTAATCTTGTTTGCTCGTtttcgtactaatattgattctttacaggtactatatcttatggcaccaaaacaagatcgagtttgCGCATGTGGGCGATCAAAGTTTGTCGCCCCATCTGCCctcctggtcattggctctgatgatgagcgtgacctcGAGTATGTGCCCCTAGGAACTGCCACTCCATCACGAGCTACACATGCTTCTAGAGCtacgcccaaaaaggtggcgttcagcgtagtcactgcctcccagtgtgatgaggagcgcacattGACCAGCACACCTTCTAGGTCAGCTACTCATGAAGAAGGAAATTCTTGCTTCTTAGGAGTTTCATGGTCAGAGGAAGGCTCCGAGTTTGCTGAAGTCCCTGTACCCGCCACAGTTGCACAatctgcctcgtctgatgaggctgacagctCCGAATCCACTCCCGGCTCACCGACTtgtgctctcaccccggttgccgaccagcccaaccaatggtgtgtcgacgggcagtatCAAGTTTATTCATACACAAAGTTTCTTAATGATAAAGAGTCATGACACGGACTCTTACACTGGAGAGGAGGAACCTTAGGAAAGTCTCCCTACTATGCCAGAAATCCACAACATCTTC contains these protein-coding regions:
- the LOC138337941 gene encoding uncharacterized protein, whose product is MEITTHGGKQTIDPPMLPNEKKETKDTDKKVEVSGEVEDNTGNNVEVPKKVTPMPRPSPPFPKRLVKKTEDGKYWCFITMMKQLSINVHLVKAFKQMPGYAKFMKDLVTKKRSVTFEDDERMQYYGAVATRSLVQKKEDPSAFTIPCTIGLLHFAKALCDLGASINLMSLSIYKKFGLGNPKYTAMRLLMVDRTVKRPMGILHDVLVKVKSFTFPADFITLDCVVDFEVHIILGSPFLATGIAIVDMENGQTKFWLNNEEVTFNICRSMTQSGEP